One genomic window of Salvia miltiorrhiza cultivar Shanhuang (shh) chromosome 4, IMPLAD_Smil_shh, whole genome shotgun sequence includes the following:
- the LOC131019747 gene encoding serine/threonine/tyrosine-protein kinase HT1-like: MSSGGKSRGKKEEGNHDKSESRSVEGVSSKGSITASVELCIDEKVLVDPKSLFIGSKIGEGAHGKVYQGRYGDRIVAIKVLNCGQTSEERSVLESRFVREVAMMSKVKHENLVKFIGACKEPLMVIVTELLPGMSLRKYLGSLRPKQLDLTLALNFALDIARAMDCLHANGIIHRDLKPDNLLLTADQKSVKLADFGLAREETVTEMMTAETGTYRWMAPELYSTVTLRQGEKKHYNNKVDVYSFGIVLWELLTNRMPFEGMSNLQAAYAAAFKQERPTLPDETPAELAYIIQSCWVEDPNMRPSFSQIIRMLHEFLFTLKPSSSPDQSNSSEAELTKNGAIIEFSSRAKGKFAFLRQLFATKKALNS, translated from the exons ATGAGTTCTGGTGGTAAGAGCAGAGGGAAAAAAGAGGAGGGGAATCATGACAAGTCCGAGTCGAGATCGGTAGAAGGAGTTTCTTCCAAGGGATCAATCACTGCCTCTGTGGAATTATGTATTGATGAGAAAGTGCTTGTTGACCCCAAATCCCTCTTTATTGGATCAAAAATTGGTGAGGGAGCTCATGGCAAAGTTTATCAAGGAAG GTATGGTGATCGTATTGTTGCTATCAAAGTTCTTAATTGTGGTCAAACATCGGAAGAGAGGAGTGTCCTTGAGAGTCGTTTTGTCCGGGAAGTGGCAATGATGTCTAAAGTAAAACATGAGAACCTTGTCAAG TTTATTGGAGCTTGTAAGGAACCTTTAATGGTGATAGTTACTGAGTTATTGCCGGGGATGTCACTTCGGAAATATCTTGGGAGCTTGCGTCCTAAGCAGTTGGACCTGACATTGGCATTAAACTTCGCTCTTGATATTGCTCGAGCAATGGATTGTTTACATGCAAATGGGATTATACATAGAGACTTAAAACCCG ACAATTTGCTGCTCACGGCAGATCAGAAGTCTGTGAAGCTTGCAGATTTTGGTCTTGCCAGAGAAGAAACTGTCACTGAGATGATGACTGCAGAAACCGGGACATATCGCTGGATGGCACCTGAG TTATACAGTACTGTGACTCTTCGTCAGGGGGAGAAGAAGCACTACAATAACAAAGTCGACGTTTACAGTTTTGGCATTGTCCTCTGGGAGCTGCTGACGAATCGCATGCCATTTGAGGGAATGTCAAATTTGCAGGCTGCTTATGCTGCTGCTTTTAAG CAAGAGAGGCCTACTCTGCCAGACGAAACCCCAGCCGAGCTCGCGTATATAATCCAGTCGTGCTGGGTTGAAGATCCAAACATGCGACCTAGCTTCAGCCAGATCATCCGGATGCTCCACGAGTTCCTCTTCACGCTCAAGCCCTCCTCGTCACCTGACCAAAGCAACTCCTCCGAGGCAGAACTGACCAAGAACGGTGCCATCATCGAGTTCTCTAGCCGAGCCAAAGGGAAATTCGCCTTCCTTCGCCAGCTTTTCGCCACCAAGAAGGCCCTCAACTCATAG